The DNA window TTCGTGACAACTTGTTAATGTAGTAATCTCTCTACTGAAGGCAATTCTGTGAACAGAAATCAGACTGTATGTTGTCCAACTCCTTCCTCAAATCTAATATAGACTGTAGAATTCAATCTCAAACTGCCTGCATCTAGAAGGTAGAAAAGTTTTAATCTTTAACACAGATTATTAATAGAACCATGAAGTTGCAGGGAGTGGACTCAAAAGCACAAaaagtgaagaagaagaagaagaagaagaagaagaagaagaagaagaagaagaaggaggaggaggaggaggaggaggaggaggaggaggaggaggaggaggaggaggaggaggaggaggaagaggaggaggaggaggaggaggaggaggaggagaagaagaaggagaaggagaagaaggagaagaaggagagagaaggagaaggagaaggagaaggagaaggagaaggagaaggagaaggagaagaagaagaagaagaagaagaagaagaagaagaagaagaagaagaagaagaagaagaagaagaagaagaagaagaagagggagaagaggaagaagaagaggaggaggaggacggggaggaggaggagaaaaaaagaagaagacggTCAttacagaaaagagagaggagaatgtgGTTTTTGGTGTATCTCTGGAACATATTGAGAAAATTGTCTACTCAAACTTCATCGTTCACACTTCAAAACACTTTTCATATATGACCCTTGTTAGAAAGGGGAGCCAATAAAAGACTGACATTACAAAACATATCTATTTCTTCGTTGACAGTGTACTAAATActcttaatttttattacttcAGCCCCAGACATGAATTTTCTCGATGATGAATTATTCTATACCTAATCATCATCATCTCATAGTTATTAAACCCAGATACAATATTTCTTCAAATGAATCTCTAGGTCCCGAATATCCACCAACATACTAATACTAGTTTCCCACGATGCTCGGTTATATCTAAGGAATATGGCCATTCTCTAACACACAGCCTCTTCATATCAGCCTAGAAAGGCTATGATGCAAAGACAGAGTCTATGTTTCCACTGTTTTGCAAAACCtcttttcaaggaaaaaaaatgctttccttGTCTGCCCCAGGAGGAAGTTTCCTTATCACATGTACCTCACCCACACACAGTGTAGACAAACAGAGAAGAGATAATACAAGGTACTTGGAAAGAGAAAACCACAGGTGTGCTTATGTAGAAGTGGGGGTACCCTCCCATTAGTACCTGGTTCCCCCTGCATTGGGGTATAAAGGCAGGCTTTCCCCCAGAGCTCGCTACCTTTTGCCAAAATGAGAGCACTCCTGTTCCTGGCCCTTGTGGGAGTTGCTGGTGAGTTCCATGCCTTAACCCAGGTCATGCCCTTCCTTTTCCAAGAAGCCATGAACCCCACAATCAAGACAGGTTTTCATGCCATCTCTATGTCAAAGTACTCTTTCTTCTTCCAGTGGCAGCTCTGCTTCCAGCCTTTCAGGGTTCTCTGTAAGACTAAAGTTTCTTACACCTTTCAATCTCATTTAGTGATCAGAGAATATTGAAAGAGGAAGGCTTGAGGAGGGTACAGGAAATAAAACTGTATGGGCCAAAAAGCTTGGAGATACCTCAGCCCAGGTTGTCTTTACAGATAAAAGCAAACCTTGAAAGTTGAAATCTTCATTCAACtggagaccctatcttaaaattCTTAATTCATGTGCCTGGGACTGTGATATCATATTGGGAGGGTAATTTTGGtaccatatatatttttaaaatacccaagtgactttgaaaattataaatatgCAATCAATAAAAAGATCAACAGTCTTCAACATTAACATTACATCCTTCTGTCCTATGGAATGACTACTCTCTACTTTCCTTAAAATTCAGATTTAAGCTGGAAAATTGTGGGAACACAAAACTCTCTATACTCAGAATATTATCCAAGATACTTCCAACCATCATAAACTCTTTGAAATCTCTGATAGCCAATAGGATACATACAATGAATAAGGGAATAATTAGAGGATTAGAGGATTAGAGAATAAGAAAACCATCTCTGCACCCTATTCCTATATGCTGCACATCATTTGACATGCCCCTGATAACCTATCAGAATGTAGTAAACTACAGAGTACGTGCCTATTGTCATGCAGTGGTGGGTAGAGCAGTGCTGCTGTGAATATCACTGTAAAGAGGGAACTGAGAGCTGGTTTGTTTGTGTCAGACCTGAACATGCTTCCGAATCAGCCAGGTCACGATTTGAAAATCTAGGGAGAAAACAGAGAGAGTGAATTCATAGCACGTTGGGAGCTGCCACAGTTGCACAGATAGAGATATTCTTATTACACACTGGACTAGGTTAATTAAAGTATGATTTAGTCCTATGGCTACTAGGGAAACGGTGTtaccttcttattttctatactTGTATTCAGTTAGGACCCTAAGTTAGCTGAAAGCTGAGAGCCCACCTGCCAGAACCTTGAGGAATTGGGTTCTCAGTGGTGTCCTTGTCTTTATTCAAGTTGCTTTCCCTGTGGATGACGATGACAAGATAGTTGGAGGATACACCTGCCAAGAGAATTCTGTCCCCTACCAGGTGTCCCTGAACTCTGGCTACCACTTCTGTGGAGGTTCCCTCATCAACGACCAGTGGGTGGTGTCTGCAGCTCACTGTTACAAGACGTAAGTGATGGACCCTCACTGTACAGAACACACACTTGACTTTTCTAAGGGCAGAGTATGAGATTGGGAAAGAAATGACCTGATACAGTGAATGGGAAGAGTCACAGGAAAGAGATTAATTATTTCATGAGTTTGAAGAGAATAAGATATAGAATAGGAAGGCCTCCACACCCATAAATTATCCAAAATACATAGTGTATAGATAAATAAAGCAAGGAAAGTTGATTGTAGGATAGAAAGAATCGAACATGAAGTCACAAGAACTTTTCACAAATAGCAGTCCTGGTGATAAACTAGAGTTTTCAGTGAGTATGGAAAATCtgtaaagattttaaaaactCATGTGCTGCTGTGAATATCACTGTAAAGAGGGAACTGAGAGCTGGTTTGTATACCAGACCTGAACATGCTTCCGAATCAGCCAGGTTATGATTTGAAAATCTAGGGAGAAAACAGAGAGAGTGAATTCATAGCACGTTGGGAGCTGCCACAGTCACACGGATAGAGATATTCTTATTACACACTGGACTAGGTTAATTAAAGTATGATTTATTCTTTGCAAAGCCAcagaagaagaatgaagacccAAGGAACTATTTTGTTTATAAAAGGTGGAGGGACAGGAGGTTGATGAGCAGTCTACAACTACAGTCCTTTAACTCAATCACATTACTTGTccttgaaacagaaagaaatcagGTCTCACAATGTGACTTGCCCTCCACACTTCTGTAACCTTTGTGATATCAGACAAAGCTCCTCCCCACTCTAAGATTATTTAACAAAAAAGTGATTAACAACTCTGAAGTATTTTCAATAATGGAGAGGAAGAGTATAACATGTTTCTCTTCCCAACAGCCGCATCCAAGTGAGACTCGGAGAGCACAACATCAATGTCCTTGAGGGCGATGAGCAGTTTGTCAATGCTGCCAAGATCATCAAGCATCCCAACTTTAATGCAAGGAACCTGAACAATGACATCATGCTGATCAAGCTCTCTTCCCCTGTGAAACTCAATGCTCGAGTGGCCACTGTGGCTCTGCCCAGCTCCTGTGcacctgcaggcactcagtgcctCATCTCTGGCTGGGGCAACACCCTCAGTCTTGGTGGTGAGTACAGCATTTTATCAACTTCCTTCGCAACTTTCCAGAAGTATGCAAGGTTCTATGCTGAAACCATGGGCTTCGAAAATGCAAAACCATCGCAAGTAGCCAATAACACTGAGTTATGAAGAGTGTACAAGAGATGTATGCACAAAAACAACCTTGTTTCCAGCATGTAAACAGAGCAGATGAAGAAGGTTCTATTATTACTTCCAGAAAGGACATCAATAATGACTATTCTGGGATCTAAGTTTCTTGCTGGGACTTAATATCTTGAAGAATGTACCAGGTTCCCTAGAGTTGTCTAAACTAGAATGCCAATGGCTAGCCTCCCCTGAATCACATTTCTTTCTATTCCTTTCCTCAAAGTGAACAACCCAGACCTGCTCCAGTGCCTGGATGCCCCAGTGCTGCCTCAGGCTGACTGTGAGGCCTCCTACCCTGGAAAGATCACCAATAACATGATCTGTGTTGGCTTCCTGGAGGGAGGCAAAGATTCCTGCCAGGTAATTGGCTCCATTCTCACAAAAATGCTGTCGTTTTTCCTAGGATTGGGGTTGGACTGCCCTAGTGTATGAGGCAGGGAGTTTCCTGTAGTAGTTCATGGAAATGTGAGGAGGGCTATTCTGGAGGTTATTTCAACATGTCAGCAAGAGCAGAGGGTGGGCTACCCTAGGGAGTCATAGCATGGCTAGACTGGCGTCTTCAGAGTAATGTGGTCCTTTCCCATTATGCCTCTCCCTTCAATACTGTATTTCTCCTTCCCAGGGTGACTCTGGTGGCCCTGTGGTCTGCAATGGACAGCTCCAGGGCATTGTCTCCTGGGGCTATGGCTGTGCCCTGAAGGACAACCCTGGTGTGTACACCAAGGTCTGCAACTATGTGGACTGGATTCAGGACACCATTGCTGCAAACTAAGTTTCCTAAATCTCCTTGAAGTCACTGTGCCAGTAAAGTTGATTTTTTCCATTAGTTCCTGTGTCTCTGATCTCTTTATCCTTTTGTCTGTGTGAAATATACTCCTATTTGAACTCATTTCTCTTTATTATTGAAATGTTGCTAGCTATATACATCTTCAAATATACTGCATGTAATAATAGTTCAGCTGCAGTTGAAATGAAAAAATAGTAATAGGATcgattttttcttctctttaaaagaACATTTATGAGAACTTTGATGCTAAAATATTTCTAATAGTTTTTCATACttacatttgtttctttttcacttgcgaagtattttgttattttgatacACATGAAAAGTATAGAGAGTTGAGATACAAAAAAGCATCAGTTTGGCCCTAATGATCCCCAAAGTTCAGGATTGTGTAAGGAAATTACctgcacattttaaaaactgaatttgcACACAAAATAATCTGAAAAAGTCTTTATTAACACTGATCAAGAGTGATGAGGTTCTTGAAATTTTTCATTGGAGTTGTCCAAGGGttcctcatagaagaaagagatTACACTGAAGGGTCCTCATGTTGGTTAAAAGTATGTTCTCCACCCTACATACTCATGGCTTCTCAATAAAGCAGCCATGTAACCTTATCACCTGAGAGAAGTAGCATTGATGTGTTTCCTAACAGCATTCCCATGGCTTTTCCTTGCTTCTAaaggttccagggcagccaatgTTGCTTCAAGAAACACATTCTTTAGCCATTTCTGTGTGAGGTTACAGCAATCCTCATTCTTGACAGCCTTCAGATCCCACTCCAGCTTGTCAGCAGTTTTCAGGGTAATAGATTTCACTTTGTTCTTGGCAAGTTTCTCAATAGTACAAAGGTCATCTCTGAGACCCATTTGAGTTGCAGCAAGTAAGAAAGGAGTCCTTGAGCAGTGGTGAGTTGTCTCAGGTACCCacttttctttcacatttttgaATGAGGATGGAGAGACCACTGAGAAACATACTAGAAAAATAAGTCCATAGAGTTGTCTTCATTGGAATGTTGATGGCTAGCCTGGTCTGAATAACATTTCTTTCTTATCCTTTCCTCAAAGTGAACAACCCAGACCTGCTCTAGTGTCTGAATGCCCCAGTGCTGCCTTAATAACTTAGCAGTCTTTGTCATAACCTTCTTGCCCTGGAATATCAAAAAGTCCAAGAGTGTATGGCTCTCCATCAATCATAAGAGTGACTATATAGTTGTTGAAAACAGTCAGTATATATTTTGCTGGAATCTTGTTCATCATATAGGATATCAGTAGACATATTTTATCAATAGCACCATCACTGACAACACAGCCCTTAattgtctgcattatggaaaagCATTTTACTGGGCTACATGTAATTTTTAACTCAATACTTTCATGAACATGTATGTTATTAAGGAATAAATAACATGAACTTTAAATGGGagattttaaattaaagtttCCTTCAAATGTAAGGTAATTCATAGGCACCATGGCTGGATGGAGTTGTTGGTGGCCTCCCTCTTTTGGAGAATTGCATAGCACTTTCTGGTATCATGAAAACTAATTCTCAGTAAGTAGGTATTCAGGTCAGTTTGCCTTAGGGGCCTCTGGTCCTGTTTCTGAAATACATGGCGTCTTCAACAAAGCAATTGCTTTCTACCTCTTGTGGGGCAAATGATTGCAGTAAGCAATAGCACATAATAATGTTTCAAGAGTCTCTGGTACAACCCTGAgaaacaactcaaaagagggcttTTTAAAGGCAGGGTATTAGGCTTTTCTTAGATGGTGTTTGGTTTTTGGAAGAAATATTCTTAACTCAGAGAAGAAATTTCATTAACTtgattacacacacaccacaccacacacacacacacacacacacacacacac is part of the Rattus norvegicus strain BN/NHsdMcwi chromosome 4, GRCr8, whole genome shotgun sequence genome and encodes:
- the Prss3 gene encoding serine protease 3 precursor; amino-acid sequence: MRALLFLALVGVAVAFPVDDDDKIVGGYTCQENSVPYQVSLNSGYHFCGGSLINDQWVVSAAHCYKTRIQVRLGEHNINVLEGDEQFVNAAKIIKHPNFNARNLNNDIMLIKLSSPVKLNARVATVALPSSCAPAGTQCLISGWGNTLSLGVNNPDLLQCLDAPVLPQADCEASYPGKITNNMICVGFLEGGKDSCQGDSGGPVVCNGQLQGIVSWGYGCALKDNPGVYTKVCNYVDWIQDTIAAN